In the Streptomyces katrae genome, one interval contains:
- a CDS encoding NAD-dependent epimerase/dehydratase family protein: protein MAEPQQLVITGATGFIGSAVLAELARIRDGAGPGGPRLVLRAVGRGAPSADGLADEWRRADLADPGSLSGSCEGADVLVHLASRIGSEESECAAVNIAGTAALMAEAAAAGVRRIVHLSTAAVYGRGPHRGIGVNAVLPAPQSPASRTRLAGEGPALAAGAVVLRPGLVIGAGDRWLVPALDQLLEATGALWDGGRALLSVVAVGDLARLVALLALGAGPAGGTVWHASHPVPVRAADLIGALTERGVLRPVDGHLSEAECLERMAASGCRVGPSQFKLVAQDHWYDSAPVWDAVGCPPGPGPLTCLDEAAPWYREFLARV, encoded by the coding sequence ATGGCCGAGCCGCAGCAGCTGGTGATCACCGGCGCCACCGGTTTCATAGGTTCGGCGGTACTCGCCGAACTCGCGCGCATCCGGGACGGAGCGGGGCCGGGGGGCCCGCGCCTGGTCCTGCGGGCCGTGGGCCGCGGGGCTCCGTCGGCCGACGGCCTGGCCGACGAGTGGCGGCGGGCCGATCTGGCCGACCCCGGATCGCTGAGCGGGAGCTGTGAGGGGGCGGACGTCCTGGTCCACCTGGCCTCGCGGATCGGCTCCGAGGAAAGCGAGTGTGCGGCCGTCAACATCGCGGGAACCGCGGCGCTGATGGCCGAGGCAGCGGCGGCCGGGGTCCGGCGGATCGTCCACCTGTCCACTGCTGCCGTCTACGGCCGGGGCCCCCACCGGGGGATCGGCGTCAACGCCGTCCTGCCCGCGCCCCAGTCCCCGGCGAGCCGGACCCGGCTCGCCGGGGAAGGGCCTGCGCTCGCCGCCGGGGCAGTGGTGCTCCGGCCCGGTCTGGTGATCGGAGCCGGGGACCGGTGGCTCGTGCCCGCCCTGGACCAGCTGCTCGAAGCCACCGGGGCGCTGTGGGACGGGGGACGGGCCCTGCTGTCGGTGGTGGCGGTCGGCGATCTCGCCCGGCTCGTCGCCCTTCTCGCGCTCGGAGCCGGCCCGGCCGGCGGGACGGTCTGGCACGCCAGCCATCCCGTGCCGGTACGGGCTGCCGACCTGATCGGGGCCCTCACCGAACGGGGTGTGCTGCGGCCCGTGGACGGACACCTTTCCGAGGCCGAGTGCCTGGAGCGCATGGCCGCCTCGGGCTGCCGGGTGGGCCCCAGCCAGTTCAAGCTCGTCGCGCAGGACCACTGGTACGACAGCGCGCCGGTCTGGGACGCCGTCGGCTGCCCGCCCGGGCCCGGCCCGCTGACGTGCCTGGACGAGGCCGCCCCCTGGTACAGGGAGTTCCTGGCCCGGGTGTGA
- a CDS encoding SDR family oxidoreductase, which produces MTGASRGIGRAIAERLAADGALVAVHYARNAEAADAVVSSIRTAGGEAFPVRTELGVAGDTETLYAAFDSALVRRGIEPRLDVLVNNAAVSGSARIHEVTAELYDRIFSVNVKALLLLTREGLTRMPEGGRVINISSAITRMSYPESVVYSMSKGALNTLTLALAKELGSRGITVNAVAPGFTATDMNAKLRTTPEGVARLAGLSVFDRIGRPSDIAGAVAFLASPDALWVTGQLLDASGGMHL; this is translated from the coding sequence GTGACCGGTGCGAGCCGCGGCATCGGCCGCGCGATAGCCGAGCGGCTGGCGGCCGACGGCGCCCTGGTGGCGGTCCACTACGCGCGCAACGCCGAGGCAGCCGACGCGGTCGTGTCCTCGATCCGGACAGCTGGAGGCGAAGCCTTCCCCGTGCGCACCGAACTGGGCGTGGCCGGCGATACGGAGACCCTCTACGCCGCGTTCGACTCCGCCCTTGTCCGGCGGGGCATCGAACCCCGGCTCGACGTCCTCGTCAACAACGCCGCCGTCAGCGGCTCGGCGCGGATCCACGAGGTAACGGCGGAGCTGTACGACAGGATCTTCTCCGTCAACGTGAAGGCCCTGCTCCTGCTTACCCGGGAGGGACTGACCCGCATGCCGGAAGGCGGCCGGGTCATCAACATCTCCTCGGCCATCACCCGCATGTCCTACCCGGAGTCCGTCGTGTACTCCATGAGCAAGGGCGCACTCAACACCCTCACCCTCGCCCTCGCCAAGGAGCTCGGCTCCCGGGGCATCACCGTGAACGCGGTGGCGCCCGGGTTCACCGCGACCGACATGAACGCGAAACTCCGCACCACGCCCGAGGGGGTGGCGCGGCTGGCCGGCCTGTCCGTCTTCGACCGCATCGGAAGACCCTCCGACATCGCCGGAGCCGTGGCCTTCCTCGCCTCACCCGACGCCCTGTGGGTCACCGGCCAGCTCCTCGACGCCTCGGGCGGCATGCACCTGTAG
- a CDS encoding ScbR family autoregulator-binding transcription factor gives MARVRQERAEITRQAILDGAAIAFDHAGFGGTSLSDVVKHAGVTKGALYFHFPSKQALARTLVDEQFQVSAGVPEAIDDPGLQTVIDLTHQMAFGLRTNVRIRAGIRLVIEFGSFTDPDPSPYNSWIETCRSCLTPAQERGDLLPSVDVHDLSTFLVGSFTGVQVTSYVRTGREDLHARILDLWTHLLPGIVPADRLALFDPAGSPECRRQFDLPTAPPLPVP, from the coding sequence GTGGCGAGGGTCAGGCAGGAACGGGCCGAGATCACCCGACAGGCGATCCTCGACGGCGCGGCCATCGCCTTCGACCACGCCGGCTTCGGCGGCACCAGCCTCAGCGACGTGGTCAAACACGCCGGAGTCACCAAGGGCGCCCTCTACTTCCACTTCCCGTCCAAGCAGGCCCTCGCCCGCACCCTGGTGGACGAGCAGTTCCAGGTCTCCGCAGGCGTCCCCGAGGCCATCGACGACCCCGGCCTCCAGACCGTCATCGACCTCACCCACCAGATGGCGTTCGGGCTGCGCACCAACGTCCGCATCCGCGCCGGCATCCGCCTGGTCATCGAGTTCGGCTCGTTCACGGACCCGGACCCGTCCCCGTACAACTCCTGGATCGAGACCTGCCGCAGCTGCCTGACGCCGGCCCAGGAGCGCGGCGACCTACTGCCCTCGGTCGACGTGCACGACCTCTCGACCTTCCTCGTCGGCTCGTTCACCGGCGTCCAGGTCACCTCGTACGTCCGCACCGGCCGCGAGGACCTGCACGCCCGGATCCTCGACCTCTGGACCCACCTCCTCCCCGGGATCGTGCCCGCCGACCGCCTCGCCCTCTTCGACCCGGCGGGCTCCCCCGAGTGCCGCAGGCAGTTCGACCTGCCCACCGCCCCACCCCTCCCCGTCCCCTGA
- a CDS encoding ParA family protein produces the protein MTSPSSPNDREKVVSKLPPWLRQELKIRTAQLRVDIQDAVHQGIAHWSALASAPSPVDTSGAESFSTWLPAGQWESFRTSSKDRGVSLIQGLAQAVRLWLEMNPAPTVQRPSVVRRIVVCNQKGGVGKTAITAGTAEALAEDPATLHPVRIARQLAKLADPGEADGANPTTTTPLDLEDLPGLGMRVLLVDFDPQGHLTKQLGQQPLPIGGDSLTCHMAGEAKGPLQDLIAPIEHDRFGDRLHLLPACTDAFLLDVRLSTVRAREAALERALAPVESDYDVILIDCPPSLGLSMDAAIYYGRRRDAEQPGASGALIVVQAEDSSADAYDLLTSQINDLRDDLSLDIDYLGLVVNLYDGRRGYIATSSLQAWMDIKDPRVVAIVPDLKEQRESVRLKQPLFVYAPNGDQAVALRALAREIS, from the coding sequence ATGACTTCGCCCTCGTCCCCGAACGACCGAGAGAAGGTCGTCTCCAAGCTCCCCCCGTGGCTCCGCCAGGAGTTGAAGATCCGCACCGCCCAGCTGCGGGTCGACATCCAGGACGCCGTCCACCAGGGCATCGCCCACTGGAGCGCCCTCGCCTCCGCCCCCTCCCCCGTCGACACCTCCGGCGCCGAGTCGTTCTCGACGTGGCTCCCCGCCGGCCAGTGGGAGTCCTTCCGCACCAGCTCCAAGGACCGGGGCGTCTCCCTCATCCAGGGCCTGGCCCAAGCGGTGCGCCTCTGGCTGGAGATGAACCCGGCCCCCACCGTCCAGCGCCCCTCGGTCGTCCGCCGCATCGTGGTGTGCAACCAGAAGGGCGGCGTCGGTAAGACCGCCATCACCGCAGGCACCGCCGAGGCCCTCGCCGAGGACCCCGCGACCCTGCACCCCGTCCGCATCGCCCGCCAACTGGCGAAGCTCGCCGACCCCGGCGAAGCGGACGGCGCGAACCCCACCACCACGACCCCCCTGGACCTCGAAGACCTCCCGGGCCTGGGCATGCGCGTCCTGCTCGTCGACTTCGACCCCCAGGGCCACCTCACCAAGCAGCTCGGCCAGCAGCCGCTCCCCATCGGCGGCGACAGCCTCACCTGCCACATGGCGGGCGAGGCCAAGGGGCCCCTCCAGGACCTGATCGCCCCCATCGAGCACGACCGCTTCGGCGACCGCCTCCACCTGCTGCCCGCCTGCACCGACGCCTTCCTCCTCGACGTCCGCCTCTCCACGGTCCGCGCCCGCGAGGCCGCCCTCGAACGGGCCCTCGCCCCCGTCGAGTCCGACTACGACGTCATCCTCATCGACTGCCCGCCCAGCCTCGGCCTGAGCATGGACGCGGCGATCTACTACGGCCGCCGCCGCGACGCCGAACAGCCGGGCGCCTCCGGCGCGCTGATCGTCGTCCAGGCGGAGGACTCCTCGGCCGACGCCTACGACCTCCTCACCTCCCAGATCAACGACCTGCGCGACGACCTCAGCCTGGACATCGACTACCTCGGCCTCGTCGTGAACCTCTACGACGGCCGCCGCGGCTACATCGCCACCAGCTCCCTCCAGGCCTGGATGGACATAAAGGACCCCCGGGTCGTGGCGATCGTCCCCGACCTCAAGGAACAGCGCGAGTCCGTCCGCCTGAAGCAGCCCCTCTTCGTCTACGCCCCCAACGGCGACCAGGCCGTCGCCCTGCGCGCCCTCGCCCGGGAGATCTCATGA
- a CDS encoding ParB/RepB/Spo0J family partition protein, translating into MSSKADKLGVSASFARAQPVSVSSRRAAIAEATGAPTSGVVPPSEVPIEALAHNPFNLREDLTDLDELAQSLAVRGQLQPLAVATRMAFMEAHPGATDGLGRAPYVVIDGNRRLAAAQLAGLKTMHIHVNDALSASAADILESALIANVHRVDVAPMDQARALQELVDVHGSQAQVAKRIGKTPAWVSQRLTLLNLTPELQDKVETGELKVEPARRIGRLPQEEQAAAATESINAVNPPRQRTRPAPPTVNAVNAPTPAPPSQPAPSPAPPPASRSPPSPRRPSRTP; encoded by the coding sequence ATGAGCAGCAAGGCCGACAAGCTCGGCGTCTCGGCGTCCTTCGCACGGGCCCAGCCCGTCAGCGTCAGCTCCCGCCGCGCCGCCATCGCCGAAGCCACGGGCGCCCCCACCTCCGGTGTGGTCCCGCCCTCCGAGGTACCCATCGAGGCCCTGGCCCACAACCCGTTCAACCTCCGCGAGGACCTCACCGACCTCGACGAGCTGGCCCAGTCCCTCGCCGTACGGGGCCAGCTCCAGCCCCTGGCGGTCGCCACCCGCATGGCCTTCATGGAGGCCCACCCGGGCGCCACCGACGGCCTCGGCCGCGCCCCGTACGTGGTCATCGACGGCAACCGCCGCCTCGCGGCCGCCCAGCTGGCCGGGCTCAAGACCATGCACATCCACGTCAACGACGCCCTGTCCGCCTCGGCCGCCGACATCCTCGAATCGGCGCTCATCGCCAACGTCCACCGGGTCGACGTCGCCCCCATGGACCAGGCCCGCGCCCTCCAGGAGCTCGTCGACGTCCACGGCTCCCAGGCCCAGGTGGCCAAGCGGATCGGCAAGACCCCCGCCTGGGTCTCCCAGCGCCTGACCCTCCTCAACCTGACGCCCGAGCTCCAGGACAAGGTCGAGACGGGCGAGCTGAAGGTGGAACCGGCCCGCCGCATCGGCCGCCTCCCCCAGGAGGAACAGGCGGCGGCCGCCACGGAGAGCATCAACGCCGTCAATCCCCCGCGCCAACGCACCCGCCCGGCCCCCCCGACCGTTAACGCCGTTAACGCCCCCACCCCCGCCCCGCCCTCCCAGCCCGCCCCCTCCCCAGCCCCGCCCCCCGCATCACGATCTCCGCCCAGTCCCCGGAGACCATCGCGGACGCCCTGA